A portion of the Colius striatus isolate bColStr4 chromosome 1, bColStr4.1.hap1, whole genome shotgun sequence genome contains these proteins:
- the GET1 gene encoding guided entry of tail-anchored proteins factor 1 — protein sequence MAESGAWLLVLSAVFLCNALKILLPSCSSIISRLLQKDAEQESQMRAEIQNMKQELSTISMMDEFARYARLERKINKMTDKLKTHVKARTAQLAKIKWVINIVFYILQAALMISLIWKYYSEPVTVLPSKWLAPLERLVAFPTGVTGGVGITCWLVVCNKVVAIMLHPFS from the exons ATGGCGGAGAGCGGCGCCTGGCTGCTGGTGCTCAGCGCCGTCTTTCTCTGCAACGCTCTCAAGATCCTCCTGCCGTCCTGCTCCTCCATC ATATCCAGATTACTACAAAAGGATGCAGAGCAGGAATCCCAAATGAGAGCTGAAATTCAGAACATGAAGCAAGAACTCTCAACCATTAGTATGATGGATGAGTTTGCTAGATATGCCCGTCTGGAAAGAAAGATTAACAAAATGACTGACAAGCTTAAAACTCACG tGAAAGCACGAACTGCCCAATTAGCCAAAATAAAGTGGGTTATAAATATTGTATTCTACATCTTACAA GCTGCCTTGATGATCTCCCTGATTTGGAAGTACTATTCTGAGCCAGTTACAGTGCTTCCAAGCAAATGGCTCGCTCCACTAGAGCGCCTGGTAGCTTTTCCCACAGGAGTGACAG GTGGTGTTGGAATTACATGTTGGCTTGTGGTATGTAATAAAGTTGTAGCTATCATGCTACACCCTTTCAGCTGA